One window of Nymphaea colorata isolate Beijing-Zhang1983 chromosome 1, ASM883128v2, whole genome shotgun sequence genomic DNA carries:
- the LOC116245706 gene encoding transcription factor MYB77-like, with protein MDEASGGASVTTTGTGTTATNVDEAKTCPRGHWRPGEDEKLRQLVEQCGPQNWNSIAEKLQGRSGKSCRLRWFNQLDPRINRRPFSEEEEERLLNAHRVHGNKWALIARFFPGRTDNAVKNHWHVIMARRSRERCRLFGKRRSHNFISSSPGDVSTSNFLTKRSTDEEAADTINSGLCKEIKDGFLVLPQQMAAASWAFPASEITGTIMGSIIPGERRDSAFFPYNYHDPSICGGHWSNGFQGQVNYRRVVPPNFLGFSSLSTEGCSNGVTTMNELSSYGESSAGLQKFRVIDGHSEEPEESCTMHKNVGFIDFLGVGT; from the exons ATGGATGAGGCAAGTGGTGGCGCTTCAGTCACCaccaccggcaccggcaccacCGCCACCAACGTCGACGAGGCAAAGACATGTCCCCGCGGCCACTGGCGGCCAGGAGAGGACGAAAAGCTCCGACAGCTCGTGGAGCAATGCGGCCCTCAGAATTGGAATTCCATTGCAGAGAAACTCCAAGGTCGCTCAG GTAAGAGTTGTAGACTAAGGTGGTTTAATCAGCTTGACCCTAGGATTAACAGGAGGCCCTTTtcagaggaggaggaagaaagactTCTTAATGCCCACAGGGTCCATGGCAACAAATGGGCTCTCATAGCAAGATTCTTCCCTGGAAGAACAGATAATGCTGTGAAGAACCACTGGCATGTGATCATGGCCCGGCGGAGCCGGGAGCGGTGCCGCCTTTTTGGGAAGAGAAGGTCTCACAACTTCATAAGCAGCAGCCCTGGGGACGTCTCCACGAGCAACTTCCTAACCAAGCGTTCCACAGACGAAGAAGCTGCTGATACCATCAATTCAGGCCTCTGCAAGGAGATCAAAGACGGGTTTCTTGTGTTGCCGCAGCAGATGGCGGCAGCTTCTTGGGCATTTCCGGCATCGGAGATCACCGGAACAATCATGGGGAGCATTATCCCTGGAGAAAGAAGGGACAGTGCTTTCTTCCCTTATAACTATCATGACCCTTCTATCTGTGGTGGTCATTGGAGCAATGGCTTCCAAGGCCAGGTTAACTACAGGAGAGTAGTCCCTCCTAATTTTCTTGGGTTTTCTAGTTTGAGTACTGAGGGATGCAGCAATGGAGTGACAACCATGAATGAACTGAGTAGCTATGGGGAGAGTTCTGCTGGTCTGCAGAAGTTCAGGGTTATCGACGGCCACAGTGAGGAACCAGAGGAGTCCTGCACCATGCATAAGAATGTTGGATTCATAGACTTTCTTGGTGTTGGGACTTAA